A single Lactuca sativa cultivar Salinas chromosome 8, Lsat_Salinas_v11, whole genome shotgun sequence DNA region contains:
- the LOC111892740 gene encoding zinc finger CCCH domain-containing protein 6 produces the protein MRGLQKSKRVSWASDLNLCQVKLFLSDESPSQVGLSGQDHLQAKESWHSDDNLPPGFEGIQPANLFQNKLSQITLIQWKCPSRFILDPNWQVTAGEESKEVDFESQREMRILEAVYPRPSAIPPNPASPIHTDNSPYNNDHHTPLIPITPIEDEDTSPATSSIPPPPPPTTTNHMSNGMAPPGIEPDVMNAAYNALTTAMSSSQGNLIDPNLLIKILSTPTLIEKLVSSHGPLLPPITATTTTTTTQPPSSSSGGPLYPPPPRSGGGAVSVSGPAESGPGRKDLSYYKSLIQQHGGEKGEQMMNNNNVKTKGKVMKTCIYYNSTRGCRHGANCIYQHDSSISSSSSSTSSVSQQRVSMPEAQTAKRMKMDSREITGT, from the exons aTGCGAGGACTGcagaaatcaaaaagggtttcaTGGGCGTCAGATTTAAATCTTTGTCAG GTGAAGCTGTTTTTATCAGATGAATCTCCTTCACAAGTGGGATTAAGTGGTCAAGATCATCTTCAAGCTAAAGAATCATGGCATTCTGATGACAATTTGCCACCTGGATTTGAAGGAATTCAGCCTGCAAATTTGTTTCAGAATAAGTTATCTCAAATTACTCTCATACAATGGAAATGCCCTTCTAGA tTCATTCTGGATCCCAATTGGCAAGTAACAGCCGGAGAAGAAAGCaaagaagttgactttgaaagtCAACGCGAAATGAGAATACTCGAAGCAGTCTACCCACGCCCATCAGCAATCCCTCCAAA TCCCGCATCACCAATCCACACAGACAACTCACCATACAACAACGACCACCACACTCCTCTCATCCCCATCACTCCAATCGAAGACGAAGACACATCACCCGCCACGTCATCaatcccaccaccaccaccaccaacaacaaCAAATCACATGTCCAATGGGATGGCGCCACCTGGCATCGAACCGGATGTAATGAACGCAGCGTATAATGCTTTAACAACTGCAATGTCAAGCAGTCAAGGAAACCTAATTGATCCTAATTTACTCATCAAAATCCTCAGCACACCAACCTTAATTGAAAAACTCGTTTCCTCCCACGGACCACTGCTGCCGCCaatcaccgccaccaccaccaccaccacgaccCAACCGCCGTCTTCTTCTTCCGGCGGCCCGCTTTATCCACCACCGCCGAGATCAGGCGGTGGAGCGGTTTCGGTTTCTGGTCCGGCGGAGAGTGGTCCGGGGAGGAAGGATTTAAGTTATTACAAGAGCTTGATTCAGCAGCATGGTGGAGAAAAAGGTGAACAGATGATGAATAATAATAATGTGAAAACGAAAGGGAAAGTGATGAAAACGTGTATCTATTATAATAGCACGAGGGGGTGTAGGCATGGAGCGAATTGCATTTATCAACATGATTCTtctatttcttcttcttcttcttctacttcttcgGTTTCACAACAGAGAGTGAGTATGCCCGA